A region from the Desulfoglaeba alkanexedens ALDC genome encodes:
- a CDS encoding HDOD domain-containing protein, translated as MATESSVQRVVLTAGDLPAMPHVASQVMTMVSNPDTTAQDLQRIISQDQSLAARVLKLANSSFYARSRSIATITEAVVVIGFRTIRSLVVASVTRDIFDNFGLTEKLLWEHSLGCGLAARTIAQSLRYSKAEEAFLAGLLHDVGKMILLIKFNDKMLSILEEVYNDPETSFVRMEQRLLGFDHAQVGQLLARKWQFAEEIEEAIGCHHAPARARLLPALTVIVHLANAFCHKLEIGPTKRPDLELSEVKSAKALKMSPAKIEDLLEEIRTIFAAEATTLFS; from the coding sequence ATGGCAACCGAATCTTCCGTGCAAAGAGTCGTACTGACCGCCGGCGACCTTCCCGCCATGCCTCACGTGGCCAGTCAGGTCATGACCATGGTGTCCAACCCCGACACCACCGCTCAGGACCTCCAGCGCATCATTTCCCAGGACCAGTCGCTCGCCGCCCGAGTCCTCAAGTTGGCCAATTCGTCCTTTTACGCCCGGTCCCGGTCCATCGCCACCATTACGGAAGCCGTAGTGGTGATCGGCTTCAGAACCATCCGATCCCTGGTGGTCGCCTCCGTTACGCGGGACATCTTCGACAACTTCGGGCTGACGGAAAAGCTGCTCTGGGAGCATTCGCTGGGATGCGGCCTGGCGGCCCGAACCATCGCGCAGAGCCTCCGGTATTCCAAGGCCGAAGAAGCCTTCCTGGCGGGGCTGCTCCACGACGTGGGAAAGATGATCCTGCTCATAAAATTCAACGACAAGATGCTCTCCATCCTTGAGGAAGTCTACAATGACCCGGAAACCTCCTTTGTGAGGATGGAGCAGCGCCTGCTGGGATTCGACCACGCCCAGGTGGGTCAGCTTCTCGCCCGCAAGTGGCAGTTTGCGGAAGAAATCGAAGAAGCCATCGGCTGTCACCACGCACCGGCCCGAGCCCGCCTGCTTCCGGCTCTAACGGTGATCGTCCACCTGGCCAACGCGTTCTGCCACAAGCTGGAAATCGGCCCCACCAAGCGTCCCGACCTGGAACTTTCCGAAGTGAAAAGCGCCAAGGCCCTCAAGATGTCTCCGGCGAAAATCGAAGATCTTCTGGAAGAAATCCGCACCATCTTCGCCGCCGAGGCGACGACGCTCTTCAGCTGA
- a CDS encoding NifB/NifX family molybdenum-iron cluster-binding protein yields the protein MKVAVTSSGQNLEAPVDARFGRAPSFLIVDTETMNFEVIPNQQNLQAAQGAGVQAAAAVARLKPDAVLTGHCGPRAFDTLRAAGIPVFVNVTGTVRQAVENYKAGKLQSTKAPDTGGHWV from the coding sequence ATGAAAGTCGCCGTAACATCAAGCGGTCAGAACCTGGAAGCACCGGTCGACGCCCGTTTCGGCCGGGCGCCCAGTTTTCTCATTGTGGACACGGAAACGATGAACTTCGAGGTAATCCCCAACCAGCAGAACCTTCAGGCGGCTCAAGGCGCCGGGGTTCAAGCCGCAGCCGCCGTGGCGCGTCTCAAACCCGACGCCGTTCTTACCGGCCACTGCGGCCCCAGGGCCTTCGATACCCTGCGCGCCGCGGGGATCCCCGTTTTCGTCAACGTAACCGGCACAGTCCGGCAGGCCGTTGAAAACTACAAGGCCGGGAAACTGCAGTCGACCAAGGCCCCCGATACCGGCGGGCACTGGGTTTGA
- a CDS encoding iron-sulfur cluster carrier protein MrpORP, translating into MGSCEKGSCGHGGAEKNAASQEEEQLHRQLQQIQHKLLVMSGKGGVGKSSVAVYIALGLANRGYKVGLMDVDLHGPSTPRMLGITGMFGMDEHKRLIPHRYNENLEVVSIEYLLEDRDSAVIWRGPIKHGVIKQFISEVNWGKLDYLVIDCPPGTGDEPLSVAQTIPDAHAVIVTTPQEVALADVRKSINFCRKVQMSILGLVENMDGLVCPHCGKEIDLFRRGGGRRTAERMQLTLLGSLPFDPRVVEGGDAGRPFMEGPSDTPFIQAVNRLIDAVEERCLPAEAPTAAKTVAAKPEVASAAGGNALKVAIPTAQGVLCNHFGHCEQFAILSVKDGRVDGREWVTPPPHEPGLLPRWLANQGIKVVISGGMGQRAISQFAEQGIRVVTGAPVMDPDALLQKYLDGSLETGPNVCDH; encoded by the coding sequence ATGGGCAGTTGCGAGAAGGGTTCCTGCGGCCACGGCGGAGCCGAGAAAAACGCCGCGTCCCAGGAAGAGGAGCAGCTTCACCGTCAACTTCAGCAGATCCAGCACAAGCTGTTGGTTATGAGCGGCAAGGGCGGGGTGGGGAAAAGCAGCGTCGCAGTATACATCGCCTTGGGGCTCGCCAACAGGGGATACAAGGTGGGCCTCATGGACGTGGACCTCCATGGCCCCAGTACCCCGAGGATGCTCGGCATCACCGGCATGTTCGGCATGGACGAACACAAGCGGCTCATCCCGCACCGCTACAACGAAAACCTGGAAGTGGTCTCCATCGAGTACCTGCTGGAAGACCGGGACTCGGCGGTGATCTGGCGGGGGCCTATAAAACATGGCGTTATCAAACAATTCATTTCCGAAGTGAACTGGGGGAAGTTGGATTATCTCGTGATCGACTGCCCGCCGGGAACCGGCGACGAACCGCTCAGCGTGGCTCAGACCATACCCGACGCTCACGCTGTGATCGTCACGACGCCCCAGGAAGTGGCCCTTGCCGATGTGCGAAAATCCATCAATTTCTGTCGCAAGGTCCAGATGAGCATCCTGGGACTGGTGGAAAACATGGACGGCCTGGTGTGCCCTCATTGCGGCAAGGAAATCGACCTGTTCCGTAGAGGCGGCGGCCGCAGAACCGCGGAACGGATGCAGCTGACGCTCTTGGGAAGCCTTCCCTTCGATCCGCGGGTCGTCGAAGGCGGCGACGCGGGACGGCCCTTCATGGAAGGTCCGAGCGACACGCCGTTCATCCAGGCCGTGAATCGACTCATCGACGCCGTCGAAGAACGGTGCCTGCCGGCGGAAGCCCCCACCGCCGCCAAAACCGTTGCGGCAAAGCCGGAAGTCGCTTCGGCGGCCGGCGGCAACGCCTTAAAAGTGGCCATCCCCACGGCTCAAGGAGTACTGTGCAACCATTTCGGCCATTGCGAACAGTTCGCCATCCTCAGCGTGAAAGACGGCCGCGTGGACGGCAGGGAATGGGTCACGCCGCCGCCGCACGAACCGGGGCTTCTTCCCCGGTGGCTGGCGAACCAGGGTATCAAGGTGGTCATCTCCGGCGGCATGGGGCAGCGGGCCATCAGCCAGTTCGCGGAACAAGGCATCCGAGTGGTGACGGGAGCCCCGGTGATGGATCCCGATGCCCTGCTTCAGAAATACCTTGACGGCTCTCTCGAGACCGGCCCGAACGTCTGCGACCACTGA